One segment of Micromonospora parathelypteridis DNA contains the following:
- a CDS encoding glucosyl-3-phosphoglycerate synthase: MEAWATYRTTSAADWPARRLLRAKGGTRVSVVLPARNEEATVGAIVSTIREHLMDRVALVDELIVVDSRSTDRTAQVARAAGAEVVSQDAMTRGLPRLTGKGDALWAGLAAAEGDVVAFIDADLREFRPHFVSGLLGPLLTDPSVDFVKGFYHRPLVGTANVEQDGGGRVTELMARPLLNLFWPELAGFVQPLAGEYAGRRDVLAQVPFVSGYGVETAMMIDLLDLVGLDAMAQVDLGERKHRHQDTAALGRMSAQIMLTAWSRLQRRGWATPGLVPEAMLTQFRRGGSDTLPNLDREIVVSDVSIEERPPLAELRHQVPRRRVAAA; encoded by the coding sequence GTGGAGGCCTGGGCCACGTACCGGACGACGTCTGCGGCGGACTGGCCGGCACGTCGGCTGCTGCGTGCCAAGGGAGGGACCCGGGTCAGCGTGGTGCTGCCGGCACGCAACGAGGAGGCCACCGTCGGCGCGATCGTGTCGACCATCCGAGAGCACCTGATGGATCGGGTCGCCCTGGTCGACGAGCTGATCGTGGTGGATTCACGCTCGACCGACCGTACCGCCCAGGTGGCTCGTGCCGCCGGCGCGGAGGTCGTCAGCCAGGACGCGATGACCCGAGGGCTGCCCCGACTGACCGGCAAGGGCGACGCGCTCTGGGCCGGTCTGGCCGCCGCCGAGGGTGACGTGGTGGCGTTCATCGACGCCGACCTGCGGGAGTTCCGGCCGCACTTCGTGAGCGGGCTGCTCGGACCGCTGCTGACCGACCCGTCGGTCGACTTCGTGAAGGGCTTCTACCACCGACCTCTGGTGGGCACCGCCAACGTGGAGCAGGACGGCGGGGGCCGGGTGACCGAGTTGATGGCCCGACCGCTGCTCAACCTCTTCTGGCCCGAGCTGGCCGGCTTCGTGCAGCCCCTCGCCGGCGAGTACGCGGGACGCCGCGACGTGTTGGCCCAGGTGCCGTTCGTCTCCGGGTACGGCGTGGAGACGGCCATGATGATCGACCTGCTCGACCTGGTCGGCCTGGACGCGATGGCGCAGGTCGACCTCGGTGAGCGCAAGCACCGGCACCAGGACACGGCGGCCCTCGGCCGGATGTCCGCCCAGATCATGTTGACCGCGTGGTCCCGGTTGCAGCGGCGCGGGTGGGCGACCCCCGGGTTGGTGCCGGAGGCGATGCTGACCCAGTTCCGTCGCGGCGGCTCGGACACGTTGCCGAACCTCGACCGCGAGATCGTGGTCAGCGACGTGTCCATCGAGGAGCGTCCGCCGCTGGCCGAGCTGCGCCACCAGGTGCCCCGTCGGCGGGTGGCCGCCGCGTGA
- a CDS encoding Gfo/Idh/MocA family protein: protein MRECRVGLVGAGGVAQRHARVLTGFDDVELVGVTDVMPEAASALAAQHGARACADVAELLATGPDAVYVCVPPFAHGPAEEAVIDAGVPMFVEKPVAVDLGTAERIADLVARSGLRTAVGHHWRYLSVLDEARELLAGRPVRMVSGAWLDKVPPVAWWSRRDRSGGPVVEQAAHVLDLIRVLAGEVTEVTAYGNGTPPPVDGADIDSVTTAALRFADGAVGTLSAACVLGWKHRAGLEILADGLALALTEDGLSIRDADGERHIPADPEAARVAVDRTFIDAVRGIGDDVRVPYAEALATQRLALAVADSARSGATVRLATPTGPAVLNTGVTVDA from the coding sequence ATGCGTGAATGCCGGGTGGGTCTGGTCGGAGCCGGCGGAGTGGCACAACGTCACGCGCGGGTACTGACCGGATTCGACGACGTCGAGCTGGTCGGGGTCACCGACGTCATGCCGGAGGCGGCGTCCGCGCTGGCCGCACAGCACGGCGCACGGGCCTGCGCCGACGTCGCCGAACTGCTCGCCACCGGCCCGGACGCGGTGTACGTCTGCGTTCCGCCGTTCGCGCACGGTCCGGCCGAGGAGGCGGTGATCGACGCCGGGGTGCCGATGTTCGTGGAGAAACCCGTCGCCGTCGACCTGGGCACCGCCGAGCGGATCGCCGACCTGGTCGCCCGCAGCGGCCTGCGCACCGCCGTCGGCCACCACTGGCGCTACCTGAGCGTGCTCGACGAGGCCCGCGAGCTGCTCGCCGGCCGCCCGGTGCGGATGGTCAGCGGCGCCTGGCTGGACAAGGTGCCCCCGGTGGCGTGGTGGTCGCGGCGGGACCGCTCCGGCGGCCCGGTGGTCGAGCAGGCCGCCCACGTGCTGGACCTGATCCGCGTGCTGGCCGGCGAGGTCACCGAGGTCACCGCGTACGGCAACGGCACACCGCCGCCGGTCGACGGCGCCGACATCGACTCGGTGACCACCGCCGCGCTGCGCTTCGCCGACGGCGCGGTGGGCACGCTCAGCGCCGCCTGCGTGCTCGGCTGGAAGCACCGCGCCGGCCTGGAGATCCTCGCCGACGGGCTGGCCCTCGCCCTCACCGAGGACGGCCTGTCGATCCGTGACGCCGACGGTGAACGACACATCCCCGCCGACCCGGAAGCCGCCCGGGTGGCGGTGGACCGCACCTTCATTGACGCCGTACGCGGCATCGGCGACGACGTACGCGTCCCGTACGCCGAGGCGCTGGCCACCCAACGGCTCGCCCTCGCGGTGGCCGACTCGGCCCGCAGCGGCGCGACCGTGCGGCTCGCCACCCCCACCGGGCCGGCGGTGCTGAACACGGGGGTGACCGTCGATGCGTGA
- a CDS encoding zinc-dependent alcohol dehydrogenase, producing MRDKVVVVTGPGRVDLVEQDAAPLRPGTFRVETLFSGVSAGTELSYVKGTNPYLNVTWNADLGLFQPGAASTPYPVTRLGYMQVGRVVESETPAVAVGTIGAMTYGHRTGWLADPVAERFVALPEDLDPLLGVYVAHMGPICANGLLHAAADLHGADVRALGDGVRGRRVAVVGAGVVALLTALLARRNGAASVVVLDPTPQRRQVAEALGLETLDPDADDPAVVLKTRWAHTAGDRGADVVFQCRGQAWALQLALRLLRPQGTVIDLAFYQGGAEAVRLGEEFHHNGLSLRCAQIGRVPRGLAPTWDRERLSAETVDLLRAYGDVIRKHLVSAVVPFDEAPTLLTDLADRRRQELQVVLSA from the coding sequence ATGCGTGACAAGGTCGTGGTGGTCACCGGCCCCGGCCGGGTCGACCTGGTCGAGCAGGACGCCGCACCGCTGCGCCCCGGCACGTTCCGGGTCGAGACGCTGTTCAGCGGCGTCTCCGCCGGCACCGAGCTGAGCTACGTCAAGGGCACCAATCCCTACCTGAACGTCACCTGGAACGCCGACCTGGGGCTGTTCCAGCCGGGCGCGGCGAGCACGCCGTACCCGGTGACCCGGCTCGGCTACATGCAGGTCGGCCGGGTGGTGGAGAGCGAAACCCCGGCCGTCGCGGTGGGCACGATCGGTGCGATGACGTACGGGCACCGCACCGGCTGGCTGGCCGACCCGGTCGCCGAGCGGTTCGTGGCGCTGCCCGAGGACCTGGACCCGCTGCTCGGCGTCTACGTCGCGCACATGGGCCCGATCTGCGCCAACGGTCTCCTGCACGCCGCCGCCGACCTGCACGGCGCCGACGTGCGCGCGCTCGGCGACGGGGTTCGCGGCCGACGGGTCGCCGTGGTCGGCGCCGGTGTGGTGGCGTTGCTGACCGCGCTGCTCGCCCGACGCAACGGCGCCGCCTCGGTGGTGGTGCTCGACCCCACCCCGCAACGCCGCCAGGTCGCCGAGGCGCTCGGCCTGGAAACCCTCGACCCGGACGCGGACGACCCGGCGGTCGTGCTCAAGACCCGCTGGGCGCACACCGCCGGTGACCGGGGCGCCGACGTGGTGTTCCAGTGCCGGGGGCAGGCGTGGGCGTTGCAGCTCGCCCTGCGGCTGCTGCGACCCCAGGGCACCGTCATCGACCTCGCCTTCTACCAGGGCGGCGCGGAGGCGGTCCGGCTCGGTGAGGAGTTCCACCACAACGGGCTGTCGCTGCGCTGCGCGCAGATCGGGCGGGTGCCGCGCGGCCTCGCCCCCACCTGGGACCGCGAGCGGCTCTCCGCCGAAACCGTCGACCTGCTCCGCGCGTACGGGGACGTGATCCGCAAGCACCTCGTCTCGGCGGTGGTGCCCTTCGACGAGGCGCCCACCCTGCTCACCGACCTGGCCGACCGTCGCCGCCAGGAGCTTCAGGTGGTGCTGTCCGCCTGA
- a CDS encoding ABC transporter ATP-binding protein → MSTPKGRPVGLAALLPYLREHRGTLVVVGALSLVGAAASLAQPLLTRSVLDRIGADHPVSDLVAVLVALVVLGAAIGGLRDYLLQRTAEGLVLGTRRRLAGHLLRLPIAEYDRRRTGDLLSRVGSDTTLLRAVVTSGLFETVTGAVMVVGAATAMVLLDPLLFGVTLLGVALGLGFAATFARRVRALARTAQERIGEMTSAVERAISAARTIRASRAEARETETVTGSAREAYAAGLRVAGVQAVVGPIGSVTVQGAFLLVLGIGGARVAAGAITVGDLVAFVMYLFFLALPLAQVLRAYTQLQSGLGALQRIEEILAVPAEDAADQPTPAGATATPRGPTPMIEFDRVGFGYPGGEPVLHEVSFAVPTGTRTALVGPSGTGKSTLLALVERFYEVSAGAVRIDGSDVRDLPRDALRARLGYVEQEAPVLAGTLRENLLITTPDATDDRLRGVLDEVNLSHLADRTPQGLDVQVGEGGVLLSGGERQRLAIARALLAGPPVLLLDEPTSNLDSRNEAALRRAIDAVAVRRTLLIVAHRLATVVDADQIVVLDGGRVVAVGTHAELTATDPLYRELATHQLLVG, encoded by the coding sequence ATGAGCACCCCGAAGGGCCGGCCCGTCGGTCTGGCCGCGCTGCTGCCGTACCTGCGGGAGCACCGCGGCACCCTGGTCGTGGTGGGTGCGCTGTCGCTGGTCGGCGCCGCGGCGTCGCTGGCACAGCCGCTGCTCACCCGCTCGGTGCTCGACCGGATCGGCGCCGACCACCCGGTGTCCGACCTGGTGGCGGTGCTGGTGGCGCTCGTGGTGCTCGGCGCGGCGATCGGCGGGCTGCGCGACTACCTCCTGCAACGCACCGCCGAAGGGCTGGTGCTGGGCACCCGGCGACGGCTGGCCGGGCACCTGCTGCGGCTGCCCATCGCCGAGTACGACCGCCGGCGTACCGGGGATCTGCTCTCCCGGGTCGGCTCGGACACCACGCTGCTGCGAGCGGTCGTCACTTCCGGGCTCTTCGAGACGGTCACCGGGGCGGTGATGGTGGTCGGCGCCGCGACGGCGATGGTGCTGCTCGACCCGCTGCTGTTCGGCGTCACCCTCCTCGGGGTGGCGTTGGGGCTGGGCTTCGCGGCCACCTTTGCCCGACGGGTCCGGGCCCTGGCACGCACCGCCCAGGAGCGGATCGGCGAGATGACCTCGGCGGTGGAGCGGGCCATCTCGGCCGCCCGGACCATCCGGGCCAGCCGCGCCGAGGCCCGGGAGACCGAGACCGTCACCGGCAGCGCCCGCGAGGCGTACGCGGCGGGGCTGCGGGTGGCCGGGGTGCAGGCGGTGGTCGGACCGATCGGCTCGGTCACCGTGCAGGGCGCCTTCCTGCTGGTGCTCGGCATCGGCGGGGCGCGGGTCGCCGCCGGGGCGATCACCGTCGGCGACCTGGTCGCCTTCGTCATGTACCTGTTCTTCCTGGCCCTGCCGCTGGCCCAGGTGCTGCGGGCGTACACCCAGTTGCAGTCCGGTCTGGGCGCCCTGCAGCGGATCGAGGAGATCCTCGCCGTGCCGGCGGAGGACGCGGCGGACCAGCCGACGCCCGCAGGCGCGACGGCGACCCCGCGCGGCCCCACCCCGATGATCGAGTTCGACCGGGTGGGGTTCGGCTACCCGGGCGGGGAGCCGGTGCTGCACGAGGTCAGCTTCGCGGTGCCCACCGGCACCCGTACCGCGCTGGTCGGCCCCTCGGGCACCGGCAAGTCGACGCTGCTCGCCCTGGTCGAGCGCTTCTACGAGGTGAGCGCCGGGGCCGTCCGGATCGACGGCAGCGACGTGCGGGACCTGCCCCGCGACGCGCTGCGGGCCCGGCTCGGCTACGTCGAGCAGGAGGCCCCCGTGCTTGCCGGCACGCTGCGGGAGAACCTGCTGATCACCACCCCCGACGCCACCGACGACCGGTTGCGGGGTGTCCTCGACGAGGTCAACCTGAGCCACCTGGCCGACCGCACCCCCCAGGGCCTGGACGTCCAGGTGGGGGAGGGCGGAGTGCTGCTCTCCGGGGGTGAGCGGCAGCGGCTGGCCATCGCCCGCGCGCTGCTCGCCGGCCCACCGGTACTGCTGCTCGACGAGCCGACCAGCAACCTCGACTCGCGCAACGAGGCCGCGCTGCGCCGCGCCATCGACGCGGTGGCCGTCCGCCGAACACTGTTGATCGTGGCGCACCGGCTCGCCACCGTGGTCGACGCCGACCAGATCGTCGTCCTCGACGGTGGCCGGGTGGTGGCCGTGGGCACCCACGCCGAGCTGACCGCCACCGACCCGCTCTACCGGGAACTCGCCACCCATCAGCTGCTCGTCGGCTGA
- the secA2 gene encoding accessory Sec system translocase SecA2 — MGVSQRFKSKFRRFLQRPGSTVDLAPLEKLLPAIEARADELAALDDAELTEAAGAAVGYEEICAVGREAARRGLDQRPYDVQLLGAMALLSGKVAEMATGEGKTLTATVAAYGHVRLGNGPVHVLTINDYLARRDAQWMEPVYTLLGLTVGWVNEASTPQERRDAYACDVTYVSVSEAGFDYLRDQLVTDVEDRVQPTLATAIVDEADSIMIDEARVPMVLAGAVPGEQDPVHAAAALVRGLRKGKHYTVAEDGRSVAFTSAGLAAIEAKLGIDLYDEEHVAQLSAVHVALHAQVLLNRDVDYIVRDGSVELVDEMRGRVAQRRRWPDGLQAAVEAKEGLDATAEGEVLGTIAVQAYIALYPKVCGMTATAVLVGDQLREFFNLEVAVIPPNTPCIREDEPDRIYATRAERDEALIDEIQRWHAKGRPMLIGTLDVKESEGLAAGLNAAGVPCVVLNAKNDDEEAAIIAEAGAYGAVTVSTQMAGRGVDIRLGGSDQSDQERVAELGGLYVLGSGRHDSRRVDDQLRGRAGRQGDPGGSVFLVSLEDDLVVRHAADAVPPSPRMNADGLVTDEQVDYAVEHAQRVAEGVNHEIHRNTWRYSVVIEQQRKALAARRERLLTSDVAAVMLLEKEPEKAGEMDEDLLARAARSIALYHLDRLWAEHLAELSEVREGVHLRALGRLDPLDEFHRAAVPAFNDLIPEIEARTIATFNETEFDEDWQPDDGTLVRPTATWTYLVHDNPFGSELDRLIASIGRRLSGASR, encoded by the coding sequence ATGGGTGTGTCGCAACGGTTCAAGAGCAAGTTCCGGCGGTTCCTCCAGCGCCCCGGCTCGACCGTGGATCTTGCTCCGCTGGAGAAGCTGCTGCCGGCGATCGAGGCGCGGGCGGATGAGCTCGCCGCCCTCGACGACGCCGAGTTGACCGAGGCCGCGGGTGCCGCCGTCGGCTACGAGGAGATCTGCGCCGTCGGCCGCGAGGCCGCCCGCCGTGGGCTCGACCAGCGGCCGTACGACGTGCAGCTGCTCGGCGCGATGGCGCTGCTCTCGGGCAAGGTCGCCGAGATGGCCACCGGTGAGGGCAAGACACTCACCGCCACGGTCGCCGCGTACGGGCACGTCCGGCTCGGCAACGGGCCGGTGCACGTGCTCACCATCAACGACTACCTGGCCCGCCGCGACGCCCAGTGGATGGAGCCGGTCTACACCCTGCTCGGCCTCACCGTCGGCTGGGTCAACGAGGCCTCCACCCCGCAGGAGCGGCGCGACGCGTACGCCTGCGACGTCACCTACGTCTCGGTCAGCGAGGCGGGCTTCGACTACCTGCGCGACCAACTGGTCACCGACGTGGAGGACCGGGTGCAGCCCACCCTGGCCACCGCGATCGTCGACGAGGCCGACTCGATCATGATCGACGAGGCCCGGGTGCCGATGGTCCTCGCCGGCGCGGTGCCGGGCGAGCAGGACCCGGTGCACGCCGCCGCCGCGCTGGTGCGTGGCCTGCGCAAGGGCAAGCACTACACGGTCGCCGAGGACGGGCGGAGCGTGGCGTTCACCTCCGCCGGCCTGGCCGCCATCGAGGCCAAGCTCGGCATCGACCTCTACGACGAGGAGCACGTCGCGCAGCTCTCGGCGGTCCACGTGGCGCTGCACGCGCAGGTGCTGCTGAACCGGGACGTGGACTACATCGTCCGGGACGGCTCGGTCGAACTGGTCGACGAGATGCGCGGCCGGGTGGCCCAGCGCCGCCGCTGGCCGGACGGGCTCCAGGCGGCGGTCGAGGCCAAGGAGGGCCTGGACGCCACTGCCGAGGGCGAGGTGCTGGGCACCATCGCCGTGCAGGCGTACATCGCGCTCTACCCGAAGGTCTGCGGGATGACCGCCACGGCGGTGCTGGTCGGCGACCAGTTGCGGGAGTTCTTCAACCTCGAGGTCGCGGTGATCCCGCCGAACACCCCGTGCATCCGCGAGGACGAACCGGACCGGATCTACGCCACCCGGGCGGAGAGGGACGAAGCGCTGATCGACGAGATCCAGCGCTGGCACGCCAAGGGGCGGCCGATGCTGATCGGCACGCTGGACGTCAAGGAGTCCGAGGGGCTGGCCGCCGGGCTGAACGCCGCCGGGGTGCCCTGCGTGGTGCTGAACGCCAAGAACGACGACGAGGAAGCGGCGATCATCGCCGAGGCCGGCGCGTACGGCGCGGTGACCGTCTCCACCCAGATGGCCGGCCGGGGCGTCGACATCCGGCTCGGCGGCAGCGACCAGAGCGACCAGGAGCGGGTCGCCGAGCTTGGCGGGCTCTACGTGCTCGGCAGCGGCCGACACGACAGCCGCCGGGTGGACGACCAGTTGCGCGGTCGGGCCGGCCGGCAGGGCGACCCGGGCGGCTCGGTCTTCCTCGTCAGCCTGGAGGACGACCTGGTCGTCCGGCACGCCGCCGACGCGGTGCCGCCGTCGCCGCGGATGAACGCCGACGGCCTGGTGACCGACGAGCAGGTCGACTACGCGGTGGAGCACGCCCAGCGGGTCGCCGAGGGCGTCAACCACGAGATCCACCGCAACACCTGGCGCTACAGCGTGGTGATCGAGCAGCAGCGTAAGGCCCTCGCTGCCCGGCGGGAGCGGCTGCTGACCAGCGACGTCGCCGCGGTGATGCTGCTGGAGAAGGAGCCCGAGAAGGCCGGCGAGATGGACGAGGACCTGCTCGCCCGGGCCGCCCGGTCGATCGCGCTCTACCACCTGGACCGGCTCTGGGCTGAGCACCTGGCCGAGCTGTCGGAGGTCCGCGAGGGCGTGCACCTGCGGGCGCTGGGCCGGCTCGACCCGCTGGACGAGTTCCACCGGGCCGCGGTGCCGGCGTTCAACGACCTGATCCCCGAGATCGAGGCCCGCACCATCGCCACCTTCAACGAGACCGAATTCGATGAGGACTGGCAGCCCGACGACGGCACCCTGGTCCGGCCCACCGCCACCTGGACGTACCTGGTGCACGACAACCCGTTCGGTTCCGAGCTCGACCGGCTGATCGCGTCGATCGGGCGGCGGCTCAGCGGCGCCTCGCGCTGA
- a CDS encoding GAF and ANTAR domain-containing protein, whose translation MNLDTREPVVQNLGVLETAALLRELTAGLIALTDFDEALLALVRVTRDAVAGVRWCGFTALRAGEPAGVAASDERLAGLDDLRHGPDSPAMSAIRRREMILAVDLAGEPRWPVWTARARDLGVRGVISAPVDIDEQVIGAINLYAGAPDLLTPQHQLTAMLLAEHAGLLLAAVRDRSRQLVLAGERDASLLHDGVVGQAVGVIMTQRGCPPAEALEVLRTAASSLDIPLREVAERLVRTVSRQRDN comes from the coding sequence GTGAACCTCGACACGCGGGAACCGGTGGTACAGAATCTCGGCGTCCTGGAAACGGCCGCGCTGCTGCGCGAGCTGACTGCCGGGCTGATCGCGCTGACCGATTTCGATGAGGCGCTGCTGGCGCTGGTCCGGGTCACCCGGGACGCGGTAGCCGGGGTGCGCTGGTGCGGGTTCACCGCCCTTCGCGCCGGCGAACCGGCCGGCGTGGCCGCCTCCGACGAGCGGCTGGCAGGGCTGGACGACCTGCGGCACGGGCCGGACTCGCCGGCGATGAGCGCGATCCGACGCCGCGAGATGATCCTCGCCGTCGACCTGGCCGGTGAGCCTCGCTGGCCGGTCTGGACGGCGCGCGCCCGCGACCTCGGCGTACGCGGGGTGATCTCCGCGCCCGTCGACATCGACGAGCAGGTGATCGGGGCGATCAACCTCTACGCGGGTGCGCCGGACCTGCTGACCCCACAACACCAGTTGACCGCGATGCTGCTCGCCGAGCACGCCGGCCTGCTGCTGGCCGCCGTCCGTGACCGCAGCCGCCAACTCGTCCTCGCCGGCGAACGGGACGCCTCGCTGCTGCACGACGGTGTGGTGGGCCAGGCCGTCGGCGTGATCATGACGCAGCGTGGGTGCCCGCCGGCCGAGGCACTCGAGGTGCTGCGGACCGCCGCGTCGTCGTTGGACATCCCGCTGCGCGAGGTGGCCGAGCGACTGGTCCGTACGGTCTCCCGCCAGCGCGACAACTGA
- a CDS encoding DUF2231 domain-containing protein — translation MQSRLRVQGHPIQPMLVTFPLGLFVSATVFDLTDLLGGPAFLGEVGYWTGVAALVAAALTAVAGMVDLWDVPGDRTRRTAIAFNLVNTVMAAMFLLTCLVRSHSPQRGASVAILITELVALAVGGVGVHLGARLMRQFDTGRAEAGTLDSLAGSTIEIVRPRP, via the coding sequence ATGCAGAGTCGGCTGCGGGTGCAGGGGCACCCGATCCAACCGATGCTGGTGACGTTCCCGCTCGGGCTCTTCGTCAGCGCCACCGTCTTCGACCTCACCGATCTCCTCGGCGGGCCGGCGTTTCTGGGCGAGGTCGGCTACTGGACGGGCGTCGCCGCCCTCGTCGCCGCCGCGCTGACCGCGGTGGCCGGAATGGTCGACCTGTGGGACGTGCCGGGTGACCGCACCCGTCGTACGGCGATCGCCTTCAACCTGGTCAACACGGTGATGGCCGCCATGTTCCTGCTCACCTGCCTGGTGCGGTCACACTCCCCGCAGCGCGGCGCGTCAGTCGCGATCCTGATCACCGAGCTGGTCGCGCTGGCCGTCGGCGGGGTCGGCGTGCACCTGGGCGCCCGGCTGATGCGGCAGTTCGACACCGGTCGCGCCGAGGCCGGCACCCTCGACTCGCTCGCCGGCTCCACCATCGAGATCGTCCGCCCTCGCCCCTGA
- a CDS encoding DNA-binding protein, with amino-acid sequence MTSSLDTLPKIGAPATRALHGAGYTTLRQLDGVPRADLARLHGMGPKALDILQAALEEHNLGLG; translated from the coding sequence ATGACCTCGTCCCTGGACACACTTCCGAAGATCGGTGCGCCCGCGACGCGAGCCCTGCACGGCGCCGGTTACACCACCCTGCGCCAACTCGACGGCGTCCCCCGGGCGGATCTGGCAAGACTGCACGGCATGGGGCCGAAGGCGCTCGACATCCTCCAGGCCGCCCTCGAAGAGCACAACCTGGGACTCGGCTGA
- a CDS encoding class I SAM-dependent methyltransferase has protein sequence MNTERVAEELIADAAAAPVDGWGFGWLDGRATEERPPWGYARLVADRMTRADAALDVDTGGGEVLAEVPRPPKLLTATESWPPNVEVARRTLRRVGATVVAVAPDGPLPFRDSSFDLVVSRHPVRTDWTQTARVLRPGGTFLSQQIGAGTMRELSEAILGPLPPPNQRHPEHAVAAAEAAGLRVVDLRHATLRATFADIGAVVWFLRKVIWTVPGFTVDRYREQLRDLHRQITDEGPFVAHAQRFLIEATRP, from the coding sequence ATGAACACTGAACGTGTTGCCGAGGAGTTGATCGCGGACGCGGCCGCCGCGCCGGTCGACGGTTGGGGCTTCGGCTGGCTGGACGGCCGGGCCACCGAGGAACGCCCGCCCTGGGGGTACGCCCGGCTGGTCGCCGACCGGATGACGCGGGCCGACGCGGCACTGGACGTGGACACCGGCGGCGGGGAGGTGCTCGCCGAGGTGCCGCGCCCGCCGAAGCTGTTGACGGCCACCGAGAGTTGGCCGCCGAACGTCGAGGTCGCCCGGCGGACCCTGCGCCGCGTGGGCGCGACGGTGGTGGCGGTCGCCCCGGACGGACCGCTGCCGTTCCGCGACTCGTCCTTCGACCTGGTGGTCAGCCGGCATCCGGTGCGTACCGACTGGACGCAGACGGCCCGGGTGCTGCGGCCGGGCGGGACGTTCCTGTCGCAGCAGATCGGTGCGGGCACGATGCGGGAGCTGAGTGAGGCGATCCTCGGGCCGCTGCCACCGCCGAACCAGCGGCACCCCGAGCACGCGGTCGCCGCCGCCGAAGCCGCTGGCTTGCGGGTGGTCGACCTGCGCCACGCCACCCTGCGCGCGACCTTCGCCGACATCGGCGCGGTGGTCTGGTTCCTGCGCAAGGTGATCTGGACGGTGCCCGGGTTCACCGTCGACCGCTATCGCGAACAACTGCGAGACCTACACCGTCAGATCACCGATGAGGGCCCCTTCGTGGCCCACGCCCAACGCTTCCTCATCGAGGCCACCCGCCCCTGA
- a CDS encoding DUF3500 domain-containing protein: MEDPLPEQMRAASTTLLAALDPSARESALHPFDDEATRRWLEYRPRPRPGVCLAELDVAGRKAAHRLLATALSPSAYAQAMAIIALEEVLDRAEGWHRGRHSGDYWVAVFGDPARDDRWAWRLEGHHLSVNMTVVDGQVSPAPIFFGANPAAVRYAGRPVSRPLGVEEDLARALLDALGPAERAAAIIADEAPGDIISATRGRVDGPLEPLGVPADRLGPTGRALLDQVVALYLDRLPPELAIREATRLDAGQLHFAWAGPTHPGQRHYYRVQGDDLLIEYDNTTADGNHAHTVLRRPASDFGADILATHHQTHHH, encoded by the coding sequence GTGGAAGATCCCTTGCCCGAGCAGATGCGCGCCGCCAGCACCACGCTGCTAGCCGCGCTCGACCCCTCCGCCCGCGAAAGCGCCCTGCACCCGTTCGACGACGAAGCGACCCGGCGCTGGCTGGAGTACCGCCCCCGACCGCGCCCCGGCGTCTGCCTCGCCGAGCTGGACGTCGCCGGTCGCAAGGCCGCGCACCGGCTGCTGGCCACCGCGCTCAGCCCCTCGGCGTACGCGCAGGCGATGGCGATCATCGCGCTGGAGGAGGTCCTCGATCGGGCCGAGGGCTGGCACCGTGGGCGGCACAGCGGTGACTACTGGGTGGCCGTCTTCGGCGATCCGGCGCGCGACGACCGCTGGGCGTGGCGGCTCGAAGGACACCACCTGTCGGTGAACATGACCGTGGTGGACGGCCAGGTGTCCCCCGCGCCGATCTTCTTCGGCGCCAACCCGGCCGCGGTCCGGTACGCCGGCCGCCCGGTCTCCCGTCCACTCGGTGTGGAGGAGGACCTGGCCCGGGCACTGCTCGACGCGCTGGGGCCGGCCGAGCGGGCCGCCGCGATCATCGCCGACGAGGCGCCCGGAGACATCATCAGCGCCACCCGCGGGCGGGTCGACGGACCGCTGGAGCCCCTCGGTGTGCCGGCGGATCGGCTGGGGCCGACCGGCCGCGCCCTGCTCGACCAGGTGGTCGCGCTCTACCTGGACCGGCTGCCGCCCGAGTTGGCCATCCGGGAGGCGACTCGGCTGGACGCCGGCCAACTGCACTTCGCCTGGGCCGGCCCCACCCATCCCGGGCAGCGGCACTACTACCGGGTGCAGGGCGACGACCTGCTGATCGAGTACGACAACACCACCGCCGACGGCAACCACGCGCACACCGTGCTGCGCCGCCCCGCCAGCGACTTCGGCGCTGACATCCTGGCGACCCACCACCAAACCCACCACCACTGA
- a CDS encoding ankyrin repeat domain-containing protein — protein sequence MTDDLDAETLAFAHRMFDLARAGSTEELAGQLDAGLPVNLTNDKGDTLLILAAYHSHPETVVALLSRGADHSRANDRGQTALAAAVFRSSTEAVRALLASGANPAHGDPSALETAEFFELTEMAELLHAG from the coding sequence GTGACCGACGACCTCGACGCCGAGACGCTGGCGTTCGCGCACCGGATGTTCGACCTGGCCCGGGCCGGCTCCACCGAGGAGTTGGCCGGGCAACTCGACGCCGGCCTGCCGGTCAACCTCACCAACGACAAGGGTGACACGCTGCTGATCCTGGCCGCCTACCACTCGCACCCGGAGACGGTGGTCGCCCTGCTCAGTCGGGGCGCCGACCACTCCCGGGCGAACGACCGGGGCCAGACCGCGCTGGCCGCCGCGGTGTTCCGCAGCAGCACCGAGGCCGTCCGCGCGCTCCTCGCCTCCGGTGCCAATCCGGCCCACGGTGACCCGTCGGCTCTGGAGACCGCGGAGTTCTTCGAGCTGACGGAAATGGCGGAGCTGCTGCACGCCGGCTGA